One Egibacteraceae bacterium genomic window carries:
- a CDS encoding dodecin domain-containing protein, with product MAVLNTIELEGVSAESWRDAAAEALAEAARTLRGIRRMDILATSAVVEEGAITEYRTQVRLVFEVEGSR from the coding sequence GTGGCGGTCCTGAACACCATCGAGCTCGAGGGGGTGTCCGCCGAGAGCTGGCGGGACGCCGCGGCCGAGGCGCTGGCCGAGGCGGCGAGGACCCTGCGCGGCATCCGCCGGATGGACATCCTCGCCACGAGCGCCGTGGTCGAGGAGGGCGCCATCACCGAGTACCGCACCCAGGTGCGCCTGGTGTTCGAGGTCGAGGGCTCCCGCTGA
- a CDS encoding Lrp/AsnC ligand binding domain-containing protein: protein MVSAYILILTEVGKAAQVAQAVAEIPGVEAAEDVTGPYDVIVRAKANDVDELGRLVVARIQAIDGIDRTLTCPIVHL, encoded by the coding sequence ATGGTCTCCGCCTACATTCTCATCCTGACCGAGGTCGGCAAGGCGGCGCAGGTCGCGCAGGCCGTCGCGGAGATCCCCGGCGTCGAGGCGGCCGAGGACGTCACGGGTCCCTACGACGTGATCGTCCGGGCCAAGGCCAACGACGTCGACGAGCTGGGACGCCTGGTCGTCGCCAGGATCCAGGCGATCGACGGCATCGACCGGACCCTCACCTGCCCGATCGTGCACCTCTGA